One genomic segment of Paenibacillus sp. FSL H8-0332 includes these proteins:
- a CDS encoding WYL domain-containing protein has product MTDKVIRIFRIINAIQSNPGITAADLAFRCEVNIRTIYRDLEVISHFAPVTNEGRGTGYRFMGKFFLYPLDFSEQESLAFSLLPSVLNKDRIPPGFHSAYDKVMGTHLKEKSRQNGLLENIADIIQMGTPAYRKESRNFLQPLIGAILEQRSIRTVYHSQSRNATTAREIDPYYLIPRDQRFYLIGYCHLKGAIRTFRISRFEQVEMTASTFDKGNFNIKQYLKNTWSINRGTRNITFKVRFHPDVARYIKEEELFVQPRMSEEGDGTLLFEVTVNNEKEFMKWILQYGLNAEILEPESARARLKEQLGQWLDVYKR; this is encoded by the coding sequence ATGACAGACAAAGTAATACGGATTTTCAGAATCATTAACGCCATTCAGTCGAACCCCGGGATTACCGCAGCAGATTTGGCCTTTAGGTGCGAGGTGAATATTAGGACGATCTACAGGGATCTTGAGGTGATCAGTCACTTTGCTCCGGTTACAAATGAGGGGAGAGGCACGGGATACCGGTTCATGGGGAAGTTCTTTTTGTATCCGCTGGATTTCTCGGAGCAGGAGTCGCTGGCCTTCTCTCTGCTGCCTTCGGTCCTGAATAAGGATAGGATTCCGCCGGGTTTTCATTCTGCGTATGACAAGGTGATGGGTACTCATCTGAAGGAGAAATCGAGGCAGAATGGCCTGCTGGAGAATATCGCGGATATTATTCAAATGGGCACACCGGCCTACCGCAAGGAGAGCCGGAACTTCCTGCAGCCGCTCATTGGAGCGATTCTGGAGCAGCGCAGCATTCGAACGGTCTACCACTCGCAGTCACGCAACGCCACTACAGCGCGGGAGATTGATCCGTATTATCTGATCCCGCGGGATCAGCGCTTTTATCTGATTGGCTATTGCCATCTGAAGGGGGCGATTCGCACGTTCCGGATCAGCCGGTTTGAGCAGGTAGAGATGACGGCGTCCACTTTTGATAAAGGGAATTTCAATATTAAGCAATATCTGAAAAATACCTGGTCGATCAACCGGGGGACCCGGAATATCACGTTCAAGGTACGCTTCCATCCGGATGTTGCCCGTTACATTAAGGAAGAGGAGCTGTTCGTACAGCCCCGGATGAGTGAAGAAGGCGATGGAACGCTACTGTTCGAAGTCACGGTTAATAATGAGAAGGAGTTCATGAAATGGATTCTGCAATATGGCCTGAATGCGGAGATTCTGGAGCCGGAATCGGCCAGGGCGCGGTTGAAGGAGCAGCTGGGGCAATGGCTGGATGTGTATAAGCGCTAG
- a CDS encoding DNA-binding protein: MLELDGMNEDSLTDMLKVSFSWENWTAILEISDKLFELAVLTYGSHQQGTKKYFLKKNIAYYLGYSACMKGIAYQKLGNLAESRKCIGLYSDLSWITDVDHEAAVEVEYYKNIAIANTFVIDLLEGKVEVLPDYVEFIRTGDQEELLACLITVLESAIKYNFSIDWVLDEFNEPLQELSCRAKQEDIRYYIDYMHLSAIYLYKREKIHDAINLTLYILVISSKLYDGTGFRKIVSFYEHIRSHATAEQQESYQNIMKNILEREFLKDEKGDLVINSRIVD; this comes from the coding sequence TTGCTGGAACTGGATGGGATGAATGAAGACTCTTTGACAGATATGCTTAAAGTTTCGTTCTCATGGGAGAACTGGACAGCAATTCTCGAGATTTCAGACAAGCTCTTTGAACTTGCAGTTCTAACCTACGGCTCCCATCAACAGGGTACAAAGAAGTATTTTTTGAAAAAAAATATAGCGTATTATCTCGGGTACAGCGCGTGCATGAAGGGGATTGCCTATCAAAAGCTCGGTAACCTGGCTGAATCAAGAAAGTGTATAGGCTTGTATTCGGATTTGAGCTGGATCACGGATGTGGATCATGAAGCTGCTGTGGAAGTGGAATACTACAAGAATATTGCGATAGCGAATACCTTCGTCATTGATCTGCTGGAAGGGAAGGTAGAAGTTCTTCCTGATTATGTTGAATTCATTCGCACAGGGGACCAGGAAGAGCTGCTTGCCTGCCTGATTACTGTGCTGGAATCTGCCATTAAGTATAACTTTTCTATCGACTGGGTACTGGATGAGTTCAATGAGCCGTTGCAGGAACTGAGCTGCAGAGCGAAGCAGGAAGACATCAGATACTACATAGACTATATGCATCTTAGTGCAATTTATTTGTATAAAAGGGAAAAAATTCATGATGCAATTAATCTGACTCTCTATATTTTGGTAATAAGTAGTAAACTTTATGATGGGACAGGCTTTAGGAAGATCGTGTCGTTTTATGAACATATCCGAAGCCATGCGACCGCAGAACAACAAGAATCTTATCAAAATATAATGAAAAATATCTTAGAGAGGGAGTTTTTAAAAGATGAAAAAGGCGATCTCGTTATTAACAGCCGTATTGTTGATTAG
- the katA gene encoding catalase KatA, translating to MTTNNNNKLTTSWGAPVGDNQNSMTAGSRGPSLLQDVHLLEKLAHFNRERVPERVVHAKGAGAHGYFEVTNDLSQYTKASFLSGVGKRTPMFIRFSTVAGESGSSDTVRDPRGFAVKFYTEEGNYDLVGNNTPVFFIRDAIKFPDFIHTQKRHPQTHLKNPNAVWDFWSLSPESLHQVTILMSDRGIPATLRHMHGFGSHTFKWVNAEGAAVWVKYHFKTEQGVKNLDIKLAAQLAADNPDYHTEDLFNAIDKGDFPAWRLHVQIMPVEDADTYRFDPFDVTKVWSQKDYPLIEVGRMMLDRNPENYFAEVEQATFSPGSFVPGIEASPDKMLQGRLFAYGDAHRYRVGANHNHLPINRPIAEVNNNQRDGAMNATNNGGGSVYYEPNSSGGATESPQHKPAAFEVSGQADSVPYDHDDHYTQPGDLYRLLSEEERARLVRNIVGAMTPVQSDEIKLRQIGHFYKADPEFGRRIAEGLGLSVAE from the coding sequence ATGACCACAAACAATAACAACAAGCTAACCACAAGCTGGGGCGCCCCTGTAGGCGACAACCAGAATTCTATGACAGCAGGCTCACGCGGGCCTTCTTTGCTGCAGGATGTCCACTTGCTGGAGAAGCTGGCCCACTTCAACCGTGAGCGTGTTCCTGAACGTGTCGTCCATGCCAAAGGCGCCGGTGCCCATGGTTATTTTGAAGTCACCAATGATCTCTCCCAATATACGAAGGCTTCCTTCTTGTCCGGGGTCGGCAAACGCACCCCGATGTTCATCCGTTTCTCCACCGTAGCCGGAGAATCCGGGTCTTCTGACACCGTGCGCGATCCGCGCGGCTTTGCTGTGAAATTCTACACCGAAGAAGGCAACTACGATCTGGTCGGCAATAACACGCCTGTCTTTTTCATCCGTGATGCCATTAAGTTCCCGGACTTTATCCATACCCAGAAACGTCATCCGCAGACCCATTTGAAGAACCCGAATGCGGTCTGGGACTTCTGGTCCCTCTCCCCCGAGTCTCTGCATCAGGTGACGATTCTGATGTCTGACCGCGGCATTCCGGCCACCCTCCGTCATATGCACGGCTTCGGCAGTCATACCTTCAAGTGGGTCAATGCTGAAGGCGCAGCCGTCTGGGTGAAGTACCATTTCAAGACAGAGCAAGGTGTCAAGAACCTCGATATTAAACTGGCTGCACAGCTCGCCGCTGACAACCCGGACTATCATACGGAGGACTTGTTCAATGCTATTGATAAGGGGGACTTCCCTGCCTGGAGGCTGCATGTGCAGATCATGCCTGTAGAGGATGCTGACACCTACCGTTTCGATCCGTTTGATGTCACCAAGGTGTGGTCGCAGAAGGATTATCCGCTGATTGAGGTAGGCCGCATGATGCTGGACCGCAACCCTGAGAATTATTTCGCCGAAGTGGAGCAGGCCACCTTTTCCCCAGGCTCGTTCGTTCCAGGCATAGAAGCTTCTCCAGATAAAATGCTTCAGGGCCGCCTGTTCGCGTACGGGGATGCTCACCGTTACCGGGTAGGAGCGAACCATAACCACCTGCCGATTAACCGGCCTATCGCAGAGGTCAACAATAATCAGCGCGACGGCGCGATGAATGCTACGAATAACGGAGGAGGCTCCGTCTATTACGAGCCTAACAGCTCCGGCGGAGCCACCGAGTCACCGCAGCATAAACCGGCTGCATTCGAAGTCTCCGGCCAGGCGGACAGTGTTCCTTATGACCATGACGATCACTACACCCAGCCGGGTGACCTGTACCGTCTGCTGAGTGAAGAGGAACGTGCCCGGCTTGTGCGCAACATTGTAGGTGCCATGACTCCAGTGCAGTCCGATGAGATCAAGCTTCGCCAGATTGGCCACTTCTACAAAGCCGATCCGGAATTTGGACGGAGAATCGCAGAAGGACTGGGATTGTCTGTAGCAGAATAA
- the glgP gene encoding alpha-glucan family phosphorylase — protein MSENHLPSVAYFSMEYGLHSDFKMYAGGLGILAGDYIKGAQDIGAPIIPIGLKWKQGYTDQKIDADGNPYDSYHNYVYDFLEDTGVKVTVKVRKTDVVCKVWKTDHFGNRPLYLLDTDIPENSDAWITGQLYGWFGEERIAQEIVLGIGGVKAMRALGIKVDVYHFNEGHAALAAIELIREKMCGGSTFEEAWKATREEVVFTTHTPIKEGNETHPLDRLEYMGAFNGLTQAQMERIGGEPFNMTVAGLRLSRISNAVAQLHADTANKMWKEVAGRSEIIGITNAIHTPTWVDERMTRAFEEGGDLWAVHKEIKQELIGFIEERSGIALNADHLLIGFSRRAAPYKRSDLIFSQPDIIEPYLESGKIQIVFSGKAHPLDDNGKRIVSNLVAMMRKYPKSVVFLENYDMTIGAQLTRGSDIWLNNPRRPLEASGTSGMKAAMNGVLNCSILDGWWPEACIDGENGWQIGDGFETTDFTVLDQHDSDALYETLLNRVLPVFYEDQAKWVQMMHRSIETTRTEFATKRMLDEYYNRMYIPS, from the coding sequence GTGAGCGAGAACCACTTACCGTCAGTAGCTTATTTCAGCATGGAGTATGGACTGCATTCCGATTTCAAAATGTACGCCGGAGGCCTGGGCATTCTGGCCGGAGATTACATCAAGGGCGCGCAGGATATCGGGGCACCCATCATCCCCATCGGACTCAAATGGAAGCAGGGCTACACGGACCAGAAGATTGATGCGGACGGCAACCCCTACGACTCTTACCACAACTATGTGTACGACTTCCTGGAAGATACGGGCGTCAAGGTCACGGTAAAAGTCAGAAAGACCGATGTGGTCTGCAAAGTGTGGAAAACAGACCATTTCGGCAACCGCCCGCTCTATTTGCTCGACACCGATATCCCGGAGAACAGTGATGCCTGGATTACCGGCCAGCTCTACGGCTGGTTCGGGGAGGAGCGGATTGCCCAAGAGATCGTTCTGGGCATCGGCGGCGTCAAAGCCATGCGCGCCCTGGGCATTAAGGTCGATGTCTATCACTTCAACGAGGGGCATGCGGCGCTCGCAGCGATCGAGCTGATCCGGGAGAAGATGTGCGGCGGCAGTACCTTTGAAGAAGCCTGGAAGGCTACACGGGAAGAGGTTGTGTTCACTACACATACACCGATTAAGGAGGGAAACGAGACCCATCCGCTGGATCGGCTGGAATACATGGGGGCCTTTAATGGCTTAACACAGGCACAAATGGAGCGGATCGGCGGAGAACCCTTCAACATGACCGTTGCCGGCCTGCGGCTGTCGCGGATCTCGAATGCGGTTGCCCAGCTTCATGCCGATACCGCGAACAAAATGTGGAAGGAAGTCGCCGGCAGATCAGAGATCATCGGCATCACCAATGCGATTCATACCCCTACCTGGGTAGATGAGCGGATGACCCGTGCTTTTGAGGAGGGCGGCGACCTGTGGGCGGTGCATAAGGAGATCAAGCAGGAGCTGATCGGTTTCATTGAGGAACGCTCCGGCATCGCCCTGAATGCGGACCATCTGCTCATCGGCTTCTCCCGCCGGGCGGCTCCCTACAAGCGCAGTGACCTGATCTTCTCCCAGCCGGACATTATTGAGCCGTACCTGGAGAGCGGCAAGATCCAGATTGTATTCTCCGGCAAAGCGCATCCGCTCGACGACAACGGCAAGCGGATCGTCAGCAACCTTGTAGCCATGATGCGCAAATATCCGAAGAGCGTAGTCTTCCTGGAAAACTACGACATGACCATCGGAGCCCAGCTGACCCGCGGCTCTGACATCTGGCTGAACAATCCGCGCAGACCGCTGGAAGCAAGCGGAACCTCAGGCATGAAGGCCGCCATGAACGGCGTCCTGAACTGCTCCATCCTGGACGGCTGGTGGCCGGAGGCCTGCATCGACGGCGAGAACGGCTGGCAGATCGGAGACGGCTTCGAGACCACCGACTTTACGGTGCTTGACCAGCATGACAGCGATGCACTGTACGAGACCCTTCTGAACCGCGTCCTCCCGGTCTTCTATGAGGATCAGGCCAAGTGGGTACAGATGATGCACCGCAGCATCGAGACCACCCGCACCGAATTCGCCACCAAGCGCATGCTGGATGAATACTATAACCGGATGTATATCCCAAGCTAA
- the rbsK gene encoding ribokinase — MSIVVIGSLNMDMVVRAERAPEAGETLFGQGFALSPGGKGANQAVAAARLGADVTMIGRVGKDAFGSGLLEIMEQEQVHTAYISQSESQATGVASIVVDGAGENRIIVVPGANVEMKPEDIEALVTVISGAGIVVMQLETDLAMCESAAVMAFRHGIPVILNPAPAQLLSDKLLHHVTYLTPNETEAGILAGISVESVEDAERAARIMLQKGVQHMIVTLGSKGALIVDAAGSRHVQGFPVQAVDTVAAGDSFNGALAWQLTCGRTLEEAVRFANAVGALSVGKTGAIASLPRLEEVEQFLRTAANAESHEQ, encoded by the coding sequence TTGAGTATAGTCGTAATTGGAAGTCTGAATATGGATATGGTAGTGCGGGCAGAGCGCGCGCCGGAGGCCGGTGAGACCCTGTTCGGTCAGGGGTTCGCTCTGTCTCCGGGCGGAAAAGGGGCGAACCAGGCTGTCGCTGCGGCCCGGCTTGGTGCGGATGTTACGATGATCGGCAGAGTGGGCAAGGATGCTTTTGGCAGCGGGCTGCTGGAGATTATGGAGCAGGAGCAGGTTCATACCGCGTATATCTCGCAGAGTGAATCCCAGGCTACAGGGGTTGCTTCCATTGTAGTGGACGGGGCCGGGGAGAACCGGATCATCGTAGTGCCTGGTGCGAATGTGGAGATGAAGCCGGAGGATATTGAAGCGCTTGTGACAGTGATCAGCGGGGCCGGGATCGTGGTGATGCAGCTGGAGACGGATCTGGCGATGTGCGAGTCTGCGGCAGTTATGGCGTTCCGGCATGGGATTCCGGTGATTCTTAATCCGGCTCCGGCCCAGCTGCTGAGTGATAAGCTGCTGCACCATGTCACCTACCTGACTCCGAATGAGACAGAGGCGGGCATTCTGGCCGGTATCTCTGTGGAGAGTGTGGAGGATGCAGAGCGTGCGGCTCGGATCATGCTGCAAAAAGGAGTCCAGCACATGATTGTAACGCTGGGCTCCAAAGGGGCATTAATCGTGGATGCTGCCGGAAGCCGGCATGTCCAGGGGTTCCCGGTGCAGGCGGTAGATACGGTGGCAGCCGGTGATTCCTTCAACGGGGCGCTGGCCTGGCAGCTGACCTGCGGCAGGACGCTGGAGGAAGCGGTCCGCTTCGCCAATGCTGTCGGTGCACTGTCGGTTGGCAAGACCGGTGCGATTGCTTCTCTGCCCAGACTGGAAGAGGTAGAGCAGTTCCTGCGGACAGCTGCTAATGCGGAGTCTCATGAGCAGTAG
- the aroD gene encoding type I 3-dehydroquinate dehydratase, giving the protein MSGTVTVKNITLGEGMPKICVPLVGTTRTELREEAEALIALAPDVVEWRSDFFTEVEDINAVTQVLEDIQRVLPEIPLIFTFRSAREGGEKEISSAYYFRLIQAAVESGLVDMVDVELFQEEAEVRRLIAAAHGQAVFVILSNHDFDGTPSEDEIVSRLRRAQELGGDLPKIAVMPQGPADVLTLLAATNRMQEQYADRPIITMSMAGEGVISRLAGEIFGSALTFGAAHKPSAPGQVAVADLRRVLTLLHRSL; this is encoded by the coding sequence ATGAGCGGTACAGTAACCGTCAAGAATATAACCCTCGGAGAAGGGATGCCCAAAATCTGTGTTCCGCTGGTCGGAACGACGCGGACGGAACTGCGTGAAGAAGCTGAGGCGCTGATCGCACTGGCGCCGGATGTAGTGGAGTGGCGCAGTGATTTCTTCACGGAGGTGGAAGATATTAATGCCGTAACCCAGGTGCTGGAGGACATCCAGCGCGTGCTGCCGGAGATTCCGCTGATCTTCACCTTCCGCAGCGCCCGGGAAGGCGGCGAGAAGGAAATCTCCTCAGCATATTACTTCCGGCTGATCCAGGCGGCGGTAGAGAGCGGGCTGGTGGATATGGTGGATGTGGAGCTGTTCCAAGAGGAAGCGGAGGTCCGCAGACTGATTGCAGCAGCGCATGGACAGGCGGTGTTCGTGATTCTCTCGAATCATGACTTCGACGGGACGCCGTCCGAGGATGAGATTGTCTCCCGGCTGCGCCGGGCGCAGGAGCTGGGCGGCGATCTGCCGAAGATTGCCGTAATGCCGCAAGGTCCAGCCGATGTGCTGACCCTGCTGGCGGCAACGAACCGGATGCAGGAGCAGTATGCAGACCGTCCGATCATTACGATGTCGATGGCCGGGGAGGGCGTGATCAGCCGGCTGGCCGGAGAGATCTTCGGCTCGGCGCTGACCTTCGGTGCGGCGCATAAGCCTTCGGCACCGGGGCAGGTGGCGGTTGCCGACCTGCGCCGGGTGCTTACGCTGCTGCACCGCAGCTTGTAG
- a CDS encoding response regulator transcription factor, with protein sequence MTELILVVEDEVRIARLLQIELECEGYRVCIAGSGHQGLEMYQEQQPDLLLLDVMLPGFSGIELLRRIRAGDPDTPVLLLTAKSSVEDKVSGLDLGANDYITKPFQIEELLARVRAALRLASGRRKEEAVNLLMADDLELNEVTREVKRAGRSIELTPREFDLLVYLLKNKRQVLNREQIMAAVWGYDYYGDTNIVDVYIRYVRKKITLDPQPELIHTVRGVGYVLKDTP encoded by the coding sequence ATGACAGAATTGATCCTGGTTGTGGAGGATGAGGTGAGAATTGCCCGTCTGCTGCAGATTGAGCTGGAATGCGAGGGATACCGTGTGTGTATTGCCGGCAGCGGCCATCAGGGGCTTGAGATGTACCAGGAGCAGCAGCCGGATCTGTTATTGCTGGATGTGATGCTGCCTGGATTCAGCGGCATAGAGCTGCTGCGGCGAATCCGGGCGGGCGATCCCGATACGCCGGTTCTGCTGCTTACAGCCAAGAGCTCAGTAGAGGATAAAGTGTCGGGCCTGGACCTTGGGGCCAATGATTATATTACGAAGCCGTTTCAAATTGAGGAGCTGCTGGCGCGTGTCCGTGCTGCGCTGCGGCTGGCCTCGGGGCGGAGGAAAGAGGAAGCCGTCAACCTGCTGATGGCAGATGATCTGGAGCTGAACGAAGTTACGCGGGAGGTGAAGCGGGCAGGCCGGAGCATCGAGCTGACTCCCCGGGAGTTCGACCTGCTGGTCTACCTGCTGAAGAATAAGCGTCAGGTGCTGAACAGGGAACAGATCATGGCCGCCGTCTGGGGGTACGATTATTACGGTGATACGAATATTGTGGATGTCTATATCCGCTATGTCCGCAAAAAAATTACGCTGGACCCCCAGCCTGAATTGATTCATACCGTGCGGGGCGTTGGTTATGTGTTGAAGGATACCCCATGA
- a CDS encoding HAMP domain-containing sensor histidine kinase gives MKLRSTIHLYSSVLFAVLLILMNLFIYAVFSRMSLDSQLGQASAETARIAAAMRKAGAGVTAPELLRAYVPVEGMLRLLAADGSGSAPVTSASGQEISRMKPVYHSGKEAERVRVDGRLYAFVSIPVIWTDGNVLNLQMTKSLESTMDTLRVLRLVLAGATLAALLPLLLSSRLLSGLIMRPIVQMTATMREIQRSGKFRRLPLEAHSKDELVEMGHTFNEMIGLLESNYVKQEKFVSDASHELRTPLTVIESYASLLKRRGRDHPELFDESVEAIHSEAVRMKEMTEQLLLLAKHPEQWDLELKVMDLEALARSSAKAFYNAYGREVTIQVKGPVEGYSDEAKLRQLLFIFLDNARKYSDEQITVRIEASGQERMIVITDRGIGIPPEELPKIFDRFYRVDEARTRENGGAGLGLSLAAEIAGAIGAELSMDSTVGLGTSVTIRMAADRRGGGQ, from the coding sequence ATGAAGCTGCGGAGCACCATTCATCTGTATTCCAGCGTGCTGTTCGCCGTGCTGCTTATCCTCATGAATCTGTTCATCTACGCCGTATTCAGCCGGATGTCACTAGACAGCCAGCTCGGGCAGGCGTCTGCCGAGACGGCCAGAATCGCTGCCGCGATGAGAAAAGCCGGAGCTGGGGTAACGGCACCGGAGCTGCTCCGGGCTTATGTGCCGGTGGAGGGAATGCTGCGGCTGCTCGCTGCGGATGGTAGCGGATCGGCGCCGGTTACCTCAGCCTCCGGGCAGGAGATCAGCCGTATGAAGCCGGTCTACCATTCCGGGAAGGAGGCGGAACGGGTCCGGGTGGACGGACGCTTGTATGCGTTCGTGAGCATTCCGGTCATCTGGACGGACGGGAACGTCCTGAATCTCCAGATGACCAAAAGCCTGGAGAGCACGATGGATACGTTGCGGGTCCTGCGGCTGGTCCTGGCCGGGGCTACGCTTGCGGCGCTGCTTCCGCTGCTGCTCTCCAGCCGTCTGTTGTCGGGCCTGATTATGCGGCCCATCGTCCAAATGACGGCGACCATGCGGGAGATTCAGCGCAGCGGGAAATTCCGCAGGCTTCCGCTGGAAGCACACTCGAAGGATGAGCTTGTGGAGATGGGGCATACCTTCAACGAAATGATTGGCCTCTTGGAGAGCAATTATGTGAAGCAGGAGAAATTCGTGTCGGATGCCTCCCATGAGCTGCGCACACCGCTGACGGTTATTGAGAGCTATGCCAGTCTGCTGAAGCGCAGAGGGCGGGATCACCCGGAGCTGTTCGATGAATCGGTTGAGGCCATACATTCCGAAGCTGTGCGGATGAAGGAAATGACGGAGCAGCTGCTGCTGCTGGCAAAGCACCCGGAGCAGTGGGATCTGGAGCTAAAGGTGATGGATCTGGAGGCGCTGGCCCGTTCTTCGGCGAAGGCTTTTTATAATGCGTACGGGAGAGAGGTCACGATTCAGGTCAAGGGGCCGGTCGAAGGCTACAGCGATGAAGCGAAGCTCCGGCAGCTGCTGTTCATCTTCCTGGACAACGCCCGCAAATACAGCGATGAGCAGATAACCGTGCGTATTGAGGCTTCCGGGCAGGAACGGATGATTGTGATTACCGACCGCGGCATTGGAATTCCGCCGGAGGAGCTGCCGAAAATATTCGACCGTTTCTATAGAGTGGATGAGGCGAGAACCCGTGAGAACGGAGGGGCAGGCCTGGGGTTGTCGCTTGCCGCAGAGATCGCGGGGGCGATCGGAGCGGAGTTGTCCATGGATAGTACGGTAGGCCTGGGAACCTCGGTGACGATCCGTATGGCTGCGGACCGCAGGGGAGGTGGACAATGA
- a CDS encoding PepSY domain-containing protein, producing the protein MNQHPRNKSKMSKAVIGMVVFLLLAWVAFRIFGKDSEPLLSRDQATLAVLSEYAGKVDSLKLQAGAYIAVLQTEQGRYELKLDGVTGEILSIVLLKRTDEPAVQPTSAATPVPSGGADATPSPAPTPSAQSVVSKAEAVRLALLEVPGELDDVDTGIDAAGAFYLVEIHTSDGREAVVQVNAISGHIMSVTWEEPDREDS; encoded by the coding sequence ATGAACCAGCATCCAAGGAACAAGAGCAAAATGTCTAAGGCAGTCATAGGTATGGTTGTCTTCCTGCTGCTGGCTTGGGTTGCCTTCCGGATATTCGGGAAGGATTCGGAGCCGCTGTTATCCAGAGATCAGGCTACGCTGGCTGTGCTGAGTGAATATGCCGGTAAGGTAGACAGTCTGAAGCTGCAAGCCGGAGCTTATATAGCGGTGCTTCAGACGGAGCAAGGACGGTATGAGCTGAAGCTGGACGGAGTTACTGGCGAGATTCTCTCCATCGTGCTGCTGAAGCGCACGGACGAACCGGCGGTGCAGCCTACGTCTGCCGCTACTCCGGTTCCATCTGGCGGAGCTGACGCTACCCCGTCACCAGCACCTACCCCGTCAGCGCAGAGCGTAGTCTCCAAAGCGGAGGCTGTCAGACTGGCTCTGCTTGAGGTACCGGGGGAGCTGGACGATGTGGATACGGGAATCGATGCGGCGGGCGCTTTTTATCTGGTGGAGATTCATACTTCAGACGGGCGGGAGGCCGTAGTTCAGGTCAACGCAATCTCGGGACATATTATGTCTGTGACCTGGGAAGAGCCGGATAGGGAGGATTCCTAG
- a CDS encoding PepSY domain-containing protein: MKTKIWSSITAAALILGGAYGIGELKGSTAEAAAAVKSQSTTLISVSKAEQIALKAAPGQVESVDLEKKASGTYYDIEIQQTKQEIDVRVDAYSGKVISVRKDVDDDGSYTAAPASGGKLITAGKAAEVAQTAVKGTVTEIDLDRDHGGAVYEVEIRNGQVKTEVGVDAYTAKVVYTDTDSDEDDD, translated from the coding sequence TTGAAGACCAAGATATGGAGTAGTATCACGGCGGCAGCACTTATTCTCGGAGGCGCTTATGGTATAGGCGAGCTGAAGGGCAGTACGGCAGAAGCAGCCGCAGCAGTGAAGAGTCAGAGTACAACATTGATCAGTGTAAGCAAAGCTGAGCAGATTGCCTTGAAGGCAGCACCGGGACAGGTGGAGAGCGTCGATCTGGAGAAGAAGGCCAGCGGCACGTATTACGATATCGAAATCCAGCAGACCAAGCAGGAGATAGATGTCCGGGTAGATGCGTATTCGGGAAAAGTAATCAGCGTGCGCAAGGATGTAGACGATGATGGTTCTTACACGGCAGCTCCGGCTTCAGGCGGGAAGTTGATTACCGCAGGCAAGGCGGCTGAGGTGGCTCAAACTGCTGTGAAGGGGACGGTCACCGAGATTGATCTGGACCGGGACCATGGAGGCGCTGTCTATGAGGTTGAAATCAGGAACGGGCAGGTCAAGACAGAAGTAGGTGTCGATGCGTATACTGCCAAGGTTGTGTACACCGATACGGATTCTGACGAGGATGATGATTGA
- a CDS encoding MerR family transcriptional regulator, producing MEYTVQKLGTLAGISARTLRYYDEFGILKPARISSSGYRIYGQAEVDLLQQILFYRELGLSLAAIRDIVHSPSFDDARALREHHDQLLQRRQQLDRLIANVEQTIAHTEGRSPMSNQEKFAGFKQKLIDDNEQKYGQEIREKYGGEAVEQSNRKLSHMTEEQYAALQQLEADMFASLEQAMEEGDSASELAQKAADLHRQWLSFYWDTYTKEAHAGVAQMYVDDERFTAYYDQRRPGMAAFLRDAVHVYTGAKQ from the coding sequence ATGGAATATACGGTGCAGAAGCTGGGGACACTTGCGGGGATCAGTGCACGGACCCTGCGGTATTACGATGAATTCGGTATTCTGAAGCCGGCCAGAATCAGCTCCTCGGGATACCGGATCTACGGCCAGGCCGAGGTAGACCTGTTGCAGCAGATTCTGTTCTACCGGGAGCTGGGCCTCAGCCTTGCGGCGATCAGAGACATTGTCCATTCACCCTCCTTCGACGACGCCCGCGCCCTGCGTGAGCACCATGACCAGCTGCTTCAGCGGAGACAGCAGTTGGACCGGCTCATCGCGAACGTTGAGCAGACCATTGCACACACAGAAGGGAGAAGTCCAATGAGCAATCAGGAGAAATTCGCAGGCTTCAAGCAGAAGCTGATTGACGATAACGAGCAGAAGTACGGCCAGGAGATCCGGGAGAAATACGGCGGAGAAGCCGTGGAGCAGTCGAACCGCAAGCTGAGCCATATGACGGAGGAGCAATACGCTGCGCTTCAGCAGCTGGAGGCCGACATGTTCGCGTCACTGGAGCAGGCGATGGAGGAAGGCGATTCGGCAAGCGAGCTGGCGCAGAAGGCCGCTGACCTGCACCGCCAGTGGCTAAGCTTCTACTGGGATACTTACACCAAGGAAGCCCATGCAGGCGTAGCCCAGATGTATGTCGATGATGAGCGCTTCACCGCTTATTACGACCAGCGCCGCCCGGGCATGGCCGCGTTCCTGCGGGATGCTGTCCACGTGTATACGGGAGCGAAGCAGTAG